From the genome of Pukyongia salina, one region includes:
- a CDS encoding Lrp/AsnC family transcriptional regulator, whose amino-acid sequence MNIDVLNRKILKCLQENARLSNAEIGRRVGISSPAVAERIRKMEDSGLIHGYKTVVSPFEAGYQLKAIVTLRAFMGKLKPFLEKVKEYDEVLNCYRITGNENIIMEVVLKNQFHLEKFIDQLIVYGESKTQIVLSHTIANNEIKPV is encoded by the coding sequence ATGAACATAGATGTGCTAAACCGTAAAATTCTAAAATGTTTGCAGGAAAACGCGCGTCTTTCTAATGCCGAGATTGGTAGGCGGGTTGGTATTAGTTCCCCCGCAGTTGCAGAGCGAATACGGAAGATGGAAGACTCAGGTCTTATCCATGGATATAAGACGGTGGTATCTCCGTTCGAAGCCGGCTACCAATTAAAGGCCATCGTTACTTTACGTGCCTTTATGGGGAAACTAAAACCCTTTCTCGAAAAAGTAAAGGAATATGACGAAGTGCTAAACTGTTACCGTATAACAGGGAACGAGAACATCATCATGGAAGTGGTGCTAAAAAACCAATTTCACCTCGAAAAATTTATCGATCAGCTCATCGTGTACGGGGAGTCGAAAACCCAGATCGTGCTCTCCCATACCATCGCTAACAACGAGATTAAACCGGTATAA
- a CDS encoding DJ-1/PfpI family protein — protein sequence MRSFLLVCIFFGILSCGNSSSEIKKEGKDTSEAKKQFPKLDTSRYNVAFLIMDGVYNTELTAPYDIFQHTIFREGIKAMNVFTVANTNEAITSFEGMRILPDLNYITDSLPPIDILVVPSAEHHLDTDLEDEAMLDFVRKADARARFVTSHCDGAFVLAKAGLLDGIVSTTFPSDIDKMREMFPVLDIRKEVLFVHDGKYITSAGGAKSFEAALYLCEFLYGKEIAQSLAQGLVIDWNLNAVPHLVIESPKD from the coding sequence ATGAGGTCGTTTTTGTTAGTTTGTATTTTCTTCGGAATTTTAAGTTGTGGTAATTCTTCTTCGGAAATAAAAAAAGAAGGTAAAGATACTTCCGAAGCAAAAAAACAATTCCCCAAACTCGATACGAGCAGATACAATGTTGCCTTCCTAATCATGGACGGAGTCTACAATACCGAACTCACCGCGCCCTACGATATATTTCAACACACCATCTTTAGAGAAGGAATAAAGGCAATGAACGTATTTACAGTTGCCAATACCAATGAGGCGATCACCAGTTTTGAAGGGATGCGCATCCTTCCAGATCTAAATTATATAACCGATTCCCTCCCGCCCATCGATATCCTGGTGGTTCCCAGTGCCGAACACCATTTAGACACCGACCTGGAAGATGAGGCTATGCTGGATTTTGTACGAAAGGCAGACGCCCGGGCCCGGTTTGTTACCTCCCATTGTGACGGTGCCTTTGTTCTGGCCAAAGCCGGATTGCTAGACGGGATTGTGTCTACCACTTTTCCCAGTGATATAGATAAGATGCGAGAGATGTTTCCCGTACTGGATATTAGAAAGGAAGTCCTTTTTGTTCATGACGGCAAATACATAACATCTGCCGGAGGTGCAAAGAGTTTCGAAGCCGCCTTATATCTGTGTGAATTTCTATACGGAAAAGAAATTGCGCAGTCTCTGGCGCAAGGACTGGTGATAGACTGGAATCTGAACGCGGTTCCTCATTTGGTGATCGAATCTCCTAAAGATTAA
- a CDS encoding MFS transporter yields the protein MSLFLGGLGFIGIQFLDTFYSVCLGIFVVIFLADSYRPAIFVACDAYSKPENVTRSIALIRLAINLGFSIGPVLGGLIIARINYNSLFWIDGLTCMIAAGLLYFVLKPKKVSKDEPKEIVIKEGVPPYQNFAYMLFFVIMVANGIMFIQYFSVMPLYYKEVHFLSEDLIGALLFINGAVIVLVEMPLVGWLERIQISRTMATFWGIVFLALSFLVLNLSSWTGVLIIGMLLMTLGEMIGSPFSNALALSMAPKGRKGSYMGVYSMSFSLSHIIGHNSGMNLVNSFGYDSTWYVMFYVLIGVAVMALFLYRYLKKSPNFTSY from the coding sequence TTGAGCCTTTTCCTTGGAGGCCTAGGTTTTATTGGCATCCAATTCCTGGATACTTTTTACAGTGTCTGTCTGGGGATATTTGTGGTGATCTTCCTTGCCGATTCGTACCGACCGGCAATTTTTGTTGCCTGTGATGCTTACAGTAAACCCGAAAATGTGACACGTAGTATTGCGCTTATCCGGCTGGCGATCAATTTAGGATTTTCCATAGGCCCGGTGCTGGGTGGATTGATCATTGCCCGGATCAATTACAACTCGTTATTCTGGATTGATGGTTTAACATGTATGATCGCGGCCGGTTTACTTTATTTCGTGCTAAAACCAAAAAAGGTTAGTAAGGATGAACCCAAAGAAATAGTTATAAAAGAAGGAGTTCCGCCTTACCAAAACTTTGCCTATATGCTGTTTTTTGTGATCATGGTGGCAAACGGTATCATGTTCATCCAGTACTTTTCGGTGATGCCATTATACTATAAGGAAGTTCATTTCCTTTCCGAAGATCTCATTGGCGCTTTGTTGTTTATCAACGGAGCGGTGATCGTACTTGTTGAAATGCCTTTGGTGGGCTGGCTGGAACGCATCCAGATCTCAAGAACAATGGCTACTTTCTGGGGTATCGTATTTCTGGCGTTGAGTTTTCTTGTGCTAAATCTAAGCAGCTGGACTGGCGTCCTAATTATTGGGATGCTTCTTATGACCCTGGGGGAAATGATCGGTTCTCCGTTTTCGAATGCCCTGGCACTATCTATGGCGCCCAAAGGACGCAAAGGAAGCTATATGGGTGTGTACAGCATGAGTTTTTCGCTATCGCACATCATAGGTCACAACAGCGGAATGAATCTAGTTAATTCTTTCGGTTATGATAGCACCTGGTATGTTATGTTCTATGTACTCATCGGGGTTGCCGTGATGGCACTATTCCTGTATCGATACTTGAAAAAATCGCCTAACTTTACTTCTTATTAA